The following is a genomic window from Flavobacteriales bacterium.
CGAGCTCACCGAGCGGGAAGGGATAGTCCGTGCCCAGGGCCACGCGTTCCGCGCCCAGCATGTCCACCACGAGCTTCAGGATCGCCGGATCGTGCACCAGGGCGTCGATCCAGAAGCGACCGAGGTAGGCCTTGGGCGGAACCTGGTTGTCCACGGCGCACAGGTCGGGGCGCACCTCGAAGCCGTGCTGGATGCGTCCGAGCGTGGCTGGAAAGCTGCCGCCGCCATGCGCAAAGGCCACGCGCAGCCGAGGTAGCCGCTCCAACAGCCCGCTGAAGATCATGGAGGTGATGGCGAGGGTGGTCTCCGCGGGCATGCCCACCAGCCAGGGCAGCCAGTATTTGTCCATGCGTTCCTTGCCCAGCATGTCCCATGGGTGAACGAACACGGCCATGCCGAGGGCCTCACACGCCTGGAAGATCTCGAGGAATCGCGGGTCGCCCAGGTTGATCCCTTCGACATGCGTGCCGATCTGGATCCCGCTGAGGCCGATGGCCCGGCAGCGCTCCAGTTCCTGCACGGCCAGCGCGGTGTCCTGCATGGGCACGGTGCCCAGGCCCACGAAGCGGTGCGGCCAGCGGTCCACGATGCCGGCGATGTGGTCATTGAGGAAGCGCGAGAGCTCCAGGGCGTCCTGCGGCCGGGCCCAGTAGCTGAACATCACCGGCACGGTGCTCAGCACCTGGGCATGCACGCGGTGACCGCCGCACTCGTCCAGCCGCACCAAGGGGTCCCAGCAATTGGCCTGCACCTCGCGGAAGAACTTGTCATCCATCATCATGCGTGCGCAGCCCGGGCGATGATGATCCAGGTGGATGAAGCCCTTGTAGCCGAAGCGGGCCCCGAAATCCGGGATGTGCTCCGGCAGGATGTGCGTGTGGACGTCGATGGCCAGCAGCTCGGCCATCAGGAGAAGCGCGGATCGGTGGCCATCACATGACCGCAGTTCCGGCAGGTGCGCAGGTCCTCGCTCGCGTAGAACTCCCTGAAGCGCGGCAGGAAGTCCACCTCGATGTTGTGCAGTACGAAGCGGTACTCATGCAACAGGGTGTTGCACTTCTCGCAGTACCACTGCAATCCGTCCTCCAGTTCCCGGTCATCGCGCTTGCATTCGATCACCAGGCCCACGGTATTGGGACCTCGACGGGGCTGGTGCGGCACGTTCGCGGGCAGCAGGAACATCTCGCCTTCCCGGATGGGGATGGTGACGGCCTTTCCGTCCTCCTGGATGCCCACCTCGATGTCGCCCTCCACCTGGTAGAAGAGCTCCTCGGTCTGGTTGAAATGGT
Proteins encoded in this region:
- a CDS encoding 3-hydroxyanthranilate 3,4-dioxygenase — encoded protein: MAVRRPFNLKQWIADNRALLKPPVGNKNLYADAGDYIVMIVGGPNARKDYHFNQTEELFYQVEGDIEVGIQEDGKAVTIPIREGEMFLLPANVPHQPRRGPNTVGLVIECKRDDRELEDGLQWYCEKCNTLLHEYRFVLHNIEVDFLPRFREFYASEDLRTCRNCGHVMATDPRFS
- a CDS encoding amidohydrolase, which gives rise to MAIDVHTHILPEHIPDFGARFGYKGFIHLDHHRPGCARMMMDDKFFREVQANCWDPLVRLDECGGHRVHAQVLSTVPVMFSYWARPQDALELSRFLNDHIAGIVDRWPHRFVGLGTVPMQDTALAVQELERCRAIGLSGIQIGTHVEGINLGDPRFLEIFQACEALGMAVFVHPWDMLGKERMDKYWLPWLVGMPAETTLAITSMIFSGLLERLPRLRVAFAHGGGSFPATLGRIQHGFEVRPDLCAVDNQVPPKAYLGRFWIDALVHDPAILKLVVDMLGAERVALGTDYPFPLGELEPGSMIRSMPWDDARKEMLLSGAALSWLDLPRQRFVPGS